The Musa acuminata AAA Group cultivar baxijiao chromosome BXJ3-6, Cavendish_Baxijiao_AAA, whole genome shotgun sequence region GGAGTTGGGGCCGCCATCGAGTACGCTGTGCTCCATCTCAAGGTCAGATCTTGCTTCTTCACATGAAGAAGAGAAAGCGTTTGTCCCACGTACATGATGGCGATGTGTTGTGCAGGTGGAGAACATAATGGTGATCGGCCACAGCCGCTGCGGTGGGATCAAGGGACTCATGTCCGTCAAGGACGACGGCACCACCAGCACGTAACccccattcctctctctctcgctctctctctctctctctctacattacAGCATTAGCATGTTAGAGGCTTGTGTTGACCAGTGACTTCATCGAGGACTGGGTGAAGATTTGTCTTCCGGCAAGAGACAAGGTGAAGGCCACTCACTCCAGTTTGCCATTCGAGGAGCAGTGCACCCAGTGCGAGAAGGTCATATTTGCATGTTTGAGATGTCATGTCTCTGTCTAATCTTCTTACTAAACTAAAGCTTAATCTCCGATTACCTTCTTGCAGGAGGCTGTAAATGTTTCACTGCAAAACCTGAAGACCTACCCCTTCGTGAAAGATGCCGTGGAGAAGAAGTCCCTGAAACTGATTGGAGCACACTATGACTTCGTCAATGGCGTCTTTGAGACATGGGCGGACTAAAAGGCTCACCCTCGGCTGCTCAATGTTAAAGCCGGAGTCTGTAGCAATAACCTATGATGTAATCATGTGTTTCTGACCATGGTGTTTACACACCATGATGTACCGTTCGACCCTTCTTTTGGATCAGAACATCATTAAGAATATAATATCCATCCAAGATAAAAATCTGAGATCAATAACCTGTATTTTAGGCTCAGAATGGCAAATATAAATGGTTTCAGCAGTTAAACTTCCATGAGCAATCTGAGCAACCAAAACCTGTGAGTGAATTTAGCTGATAAGAGACTAAGAACAAGAGATTGGATGATGCCTTCAGTACAATGCGAACAGAGCCACAGTAGAAATACCACTAGTTGATATGTTACAGGGCTTTGTTGAGTGGATAAGATCATTCACATCAACCACACACATCTTTTTCAATACATTTATTACTGGCTTTGTTTCTCATGTACTGACAGAAGCTTGAGTGAGCCTGGAATAACCTCAATTTGATCTGTTGAGGGCAGAACCAAATCCATTGACATATAACCAGCTTAatcccaaaaataatatcattttgtATTAGTTTAGATAACAATAGTTTCATTAccattgtcatcatcatcatcctcctttAACAAATGCATTACATGATAAATAATCTAATCATAACCAAATGCATGATAAATAATCTAGTCATTATAGCTGCTTTAACAAATTATTATGTAAAGCACAAACCAATGCAGCAAAAAGTGCTGCtaaaataaatgagaaatagGGACAACTTGCTGCTACTGCTGCATTTTTGTGGAATTTCACCAGGTATTATTCAACACAGACCTAAATTTTTTTAACTATGCATAGATTGGAAATGAAGAGAGGGGAAGTATCATGATATGACAGATCGGTTCTAAGTGGATCTGACTGGAACCATGTTCAGTTTTGTCTATTACTATAACTTAACAAAATATGAGAAAATAATTAATAGTGAATGATCTAAGGTGCAATAGTATCAAGTTGAAGGCAAATTATGTCGCAAAGTAGTGTAGCTGCTATACATTTTGTAGAATCTCAGCAAATGTATTCAGTAGGATTATCTCAAGCCATGAATACTTTGCTGATTGAAGAGAAATGCATCATGGCATGATAGGTTCTGATGATATGGAGCAGAATGAAACAAACAAAATTTTGTAGAAACCAAGTGGTAACCAATATCTAATTTAAGAAAGTCTCAGAAAATTATCAGATGTATCCATCATGAAAACCGCAAACGTATCAAGATGAAACCATGAGTAATTAGCCTTATGCAGATGCAGTGGCAGAAGAATATTTAGCCAAAGACTTCTATCTCTGAAAATTTACAACCAGAGAAATAAAAAATTAcacaaatatgattttttaaggAAGTTCTAAactttaaatttcattttcgataCAATATCTCACAAATGACTAGttctaataataatactaataaaatCAATAGGTCTAGGTAATTCAACCTGACCCATTAGGTCATATTTTACAAATTGGATTACGTTTCCTATGCATGATACATCAAAATCCATGTGAAAAGAATAATGCACATAGAATTGTCCTGTTGTCGATATCTCAACAATAAGGTGCAGCATGTTGTTTTAAGATGATAACATGTCCTATAAATTTGAATTACTCCCTACATGTTCTTCAACACTAAATTATGTTAAGTAATACTAAATTCCGTGGATGGAACTCCAGAAACGCCAAGATGTTTCTTGGGCATATCCTCTCCTTGGCAAACAGAGAAGCAAATCACTTCAAAATCCAAACTTATAAACCTACTATTACCAGGTCTTAAGATAAAAGATGCTTCTCGTGAATAAGCAACAACAAAGGTCACTGCTATAAGTATTTCAGACAAAGCACAAGAGAATATGAGCATAAACAATGATATCAGAAGTGCAATAAGAACCCAGACAAAAACATTTGCATCTAAGAAACAGACATAAACATGGATATCAGTAATCTCTCACTCCTAATAACTCAGAAAAGCTCACCCTATAAATCTCTGTTTTTTCTGATTTCTGACTGTAGGTACTTGATTATGTTCTCTAAAGGACAAGATAAGTTTGCCTCCAGCACCAGAGAACTAACAATATCTTCAGTACCTCTCATCTCATCATGGAACTCAGAATTGAAAACCAGGTATGAGAAATGCTCATCTAACACCAAGCCCAATGCTTTGATGATGGATTCAAATGAAGGAACACTCTCACAGATTCTCAATCCCAGCACTGACCCAGCAGACGGACAGGGGCGTGCTTCCGGGAACCTATGGTACTTCTCTAACCACTTCACGAAGTACCGAATCAGATCCAATACTTCCTGTCCATCTAGTCTCGAAATCACGGAAGATAGCACAAGTCCTTCTGCGTTCGATGATCCGAACACATAATGCAAGCACACTTGTGATGGTGAGAAACCATCATAAGCCATCATTAGTAAGATTGAAGCCTCTCTAGCTAGCTTCGATGCTTTCTTTGGCAGCCCCATTTGAGTAGCTTTCTCAATGGCTAAAATAGCTTGGTTTTCCCATTGCTTCTTCACCGCAACCATACCATCATAAGAATCATCAGTTGGTGATAAGAAATGCTTAAGAACAGAGAGAAGCTCCGCGGACCGGAGATCTGAGACATGCTCGACCAAGAGACAGAGCAACTGAGTTTGATTTTTCTCCACAAGCTTCTCCGTCAGATTCGTGGAGTTGAGATGCCCCACCAGCCCCTCGAGAAGCAAGGTCTCCAGCAATTCCCATGCCTCGAGAACAACACAGCACTCGGCAATCAGCCCAGCAACCTCTCGACCTATCAGATATCCCAACTTCTCGATCCCTGCACGCGCGAACTCGATGCCCGACGCGTCTCCGGCGTCGGAACCGATCGAAAGGCCGACCTTTTCGGCGCTCTTCCTCaaaaacaagttcaaaatcccaaAGAAGTCACCTTTACCCAAGGACTTAGGGCGTCGGAACTTGCTTCTGAGTTTTTCGACCAAACGGGAGGATAACTCGATGATAGCAGCGTCAGTCTCCGAGATCTTCCACCCGGAGACGTGTTTGAGGGAGACGCCGCCGGGGGCCTCGGAGTCAGGCTTCAACTGCGAGAAGATCTCGTCGGTATTGAGAACGATGGGGTACTTTGAGGGCCGAggagggtttccgccgtcgttagCCTCCGCCGCCGCTACCGCCCGTGTAATTTCTTCCAGCAGCGTCATGTCGACGGTTTAGGGTTTCAGCTGCTCACGAAGTAGAAGACGAGATTTATTGCCCACAAGCCCACACGTCCGGTCTAGCTTCATAGTTCGGTTTGATCCACTCACCTCCGGTCTAGGTTCGTGGTTCGgtttgatcccctcacgtccggttCACGAGAAATTTAGATTTAATACTGTTAAGCCTAGTCTCATATATTTTTGGGATCAAATCATTTTCTTCGTAGAAATCAAATCAAACCAACccaaattaaattattttctttGCAAAGATCAACGAAAGATAGGAAGGATAGTTTTCAAACTACTGTTGTTGATCGAAGAGTCAACACTGTTTGGTTCAATCTCGAAGGTATAAATTTGTTTCGAGGTTCCATGCCAGTACGAATGAGATGGCTCGAATAAGTGGACTCTCGAGGCATTGCTAGCTCACAACGGCTAACTCGTGATCGTCCCAAGGTATGACTTGTTTGTCCGGAGAAGTTCGGGATCGTCCTGAGGGGCATCTTGGTTTTGTCCGGAAACGCTCAACGTTGCTCCGAAGTGCTCTTTAGATGTGTCTAGGCCTTGCATAAGCGGTCGGTGTCGGGAGGATATCCTGGCCTGACTCCTCCAATGCTTCAGTTAGTAGAGCAAGTGGAGGGGGTTTAGTAGAGCTCAAAAGAGTTAAGATAGAACTTGTTTGCCTCGTTGACCTAGGGGCTTAGGTTTTATACCTGAGCGATTGGTAGTATGAAGCTAACAATGGGTTATGATGTCCCTTATCCTGCCAGGGGATCATTGATAGTCGTAGCTAACGAGTACGTCCTCTGAAGGACAACGTTAGGATAGGATGCCTATGATGATACGCTTTGTCAAGACTCTTGGCCTGTATAGGACAGGCAAGGGATGACCCCCTACATCGTTCATCCGAAAGGTAACGTTGGAGAAGTTACATCATGCCGCTTGACTTTGATGTGTGTATGCAAACCTTCCCTTAGCTGAGGTGGCTTCTTCGGTCCAAGTGACGAGGTGAGTTGGTAGCGTTGTTATTTTTCCTATTACAAATCTTTCATATCATTTGGTCTAATCGAAAACCCGTGAATTAAACCTCCAACATAAACGGTTCACTAATCACATCAATTTTAATATAAGAAGACCAAAATACTCTTAATTACCCTTTAAAAAAAACTTTATTTGTCAAAAAAATTATTGTGATATTTGTAGCTCACACGATAACTTGAATGTAATCTATTCAAAAAGTCTTGGGTTTGATTCTTAGTTGATccatttgaatttttttatttatgtattaATCTATACATCAaattgaatattattttattttctcatatTTATATTTcagttattaaaaaaattatatattattctgtAATTCAAATAaagttctaaaaataaaaatgaatattCTAAACGGATATTATATTCTAATTAGACCATCTCAACCTTAAAGGATTTGgatgcttttttattttttgttcaccatcaaatatatttaaatcttaatatgaATATATTTACTCaccatattatatttttatattaattttatatttaaatcttaATTTGCATATATTTATTCACCATATTATCCATCAAATATATTAATCTTAATCTTAATTTTTGAATACTCTTAATTTTTTTCACTATCAAATGTATTTAAAATTggatgaattttaaaaaaatcattaattttgAGAATTTCCTACCTCAACTTTGAT contains the following coding sequences:
- the LOC135641551 gene encoding uncharacterized protein LOC135641551; translation: MTLLEEITRAVAAAEANDGGNPPRPSKYPIVLNTDEIFSQLKPDSEAPGGVSLKHVSGWKISETDAAIIELSSRLVEKLRSKFRRPKSLGKGDFFGILNLFLRKSAEKVGLSIGSDAGDASGIEFARAGIEKLGYLIGREVAGLIAECCVVLEAWELLETLLLEGLVGHLNSTNLTEKLVEKNQTQLLCLLVEHVSDLRSAELLSVLKHFLSPTDDSYDGMVAVKKQWENQAILAIEKATQMGLPKKASKLAREASILLMMAYDGFSPSQVCLHYVFGSSNAEGLVLSSVISRLDGQEVLDLIRYFVKWLEKYHRFPEARPCPSAGSVLGLRICESVPSFESIIKALGLVLDEHFSYLVFNSEFHDEMRGTEDIVSSLVLEANLSCPLENIIKYLQSEIRKNRDL